One Rhodococcus sp. P1Y DNA window includes the following coding sequences:
- a CDS encoding 30S ribosomal protein bS22: protein MGSVIKKRRKRMSKKKHRKLLRRTRVQRRKLGK from the coding sequence ATGGGTTCAGTGATCAAGAAGCGTCGCAAGCGCATGTCGAAGAAGAAGCACCGCAAGTTGCTTCGACGCACTCGAGTGCAGCGCAGGAAACTCGGTAAATAA
- a CDS encoding glutaredoxin family protein — MNSAETSVVLLTRAGCHTCVVEFERLKAVCADFGLTPRAVDVDEAARTAPDLRAEFGDRVPVVLIDGKEHSYWEVDERRLRADLASRRAP, encoded by the coding sequence ATGAATTCTGCGGAGACATCGGTGGTTCTTCTCACCCGCGCCGGCTGTCACACCTGCGTCGTCGAGTTCGAGCGTTTGAAAGCCGTGTGCGCCGATTTCGGGTTGACACCGCGGGCGGTTGACGTCGACGAAGCTGCGCGCACCGCCCCTGACCTGCGTGCCGAGTTCGGTGACCGGGTACCCGTCGTTCTGATCGACGGGAAGGAGCACAGCTACTGGGAGGTCGACGAGCGCAGATTGCGGGCAGATCTGGCCTCCAGAAGGGCACCCTAA
- a CDS encoding GNAT family N-acetyltransferase, with amino-acid sequence MLIRDTITEDLPAILDIHNDAIRNTTAIWDETEVGLDERMDWLAGRLTAGYPVLTAVVDGSVAGYASYAQWRPKSGYRLTVEHSVYVSDEFHRRGIATALLTELIERARTAGIHALVGVIESRNTTSIALHEKFGFVTVGQMPEVGIKFDEWLDLTLMQLTL; translated from the coding sequence GTGCTGATTCGAGACACCATTACCGAGGACCTCCCCGCGATTCTCGACATCCACAACGATGCGATCAGGAATACGACGGCGATCTGGGACGAGACCGAGGTCGGTCTGGACGAGCGGATGGACTGGCTCGCCGGTCGATTGACCGCCGGTTATCCGGTGCTGACGGCGGTCGTCGATGGCTCGGTTGCAGGCTACGCGTCGTACGCCCAGTGGCGACCCAAGAGCGGGTACCGCCTCACCGTCGAACATTCGGTGTACGTGTCGGACGAGTTTCACCGGCGGGGTATTGCGACCGCATTGTTGACCGAGTTGATCGAGCGGGCACGGACGGCAGGGATTCATGCCCTCGTCGGAGTGATCGAATCCAGGAACACCACATCGATCGCTCTCCACGAGAAGTTCGGCTTCGTGACGGTGGGGCAGATGCCCGAGGTCGGCATCAAGTTCGACGAGTGGCTTGATCTCACGTTGATGCAGTTGACGCTTTAA
- the hemC gene encoding hydroxymethylbilane synthase gives MSEIGARVIRIGTRGSLLATTQAETVRQGLIAAGLNAELVIVKTAGDLSAAPVQTIGVGVFTAALREALTDGKVDIAVHSYKDLPTAPDERFVIAAVPEREDPRDALVARDGLVLGELPAGAKIGTSAPRRVAQLRALGQGLNVVPLRGNLDTRIGKVASGELDAVVVARAGLARIDRLEVVTESLDPVQMLPAPAQGALAVECRTADTDLVEVVRTLDDANSRAAVAAERGLLAELEAGCTAPVGAVAEVVESIDEDGRIFDEISLRGCVAAIDGSDSIRASIVGSIAGAEELGRDLARELLDLGARDLVAVTEPAVPAHTGGATHV, from the coding sequence GTGAGCGAGATCGGCGCCCGGGTAATTCGGATCGGAACACGCGGTTCGTTGTTGGCCACGACGCAGGCGGAGACGGTTCGTCAGGGGCTCATAGCAGCAGGACTGAATGCCGAACTCGTCATCGTCAAGACCGCGGGCGACCTGTCGGCTGCCCCAGTGCAGACGATCGGCGTCGGCGTATTCACCGCAGCCCTGCGTGAGGCCCTCACCGACGGCAAGGTCGACATCGCGGTGCACTCGTACAAGGATCTGCCGACGGCTCCGGACGAGCGATTCGTCATCGCCGCTGTCCCCGAGCGCGAAGACCCGCGTGACGCGCTCGTCGCGCGTGACGGTCTGGTTCTCGGTGAACTCCCGGCGGGAGCGAAGATCGGCACGTCCGCGCCTCGCCGCGTCGCGCAGCTACGCGCTCTCGGCCAGGGACTGAACGTCGTGCCCCTGCGCGGCAACCTCGACACCCGAATCGGCAAGGTCGCCTCCGGCGAGCTCGATGCCGTCGTGGTGGCGCGGGCCGGGCTCGCTCGAATCGACAGACTCGAGGTCGTCACCGAATCCCTCGACCCGGTTCAGATGCTGCCTGCACCTGCGCAGGGCGCCCTCGCGGTCGAATGCCGAACCGCCGACACCGATCTCGTCGAGGTGGTTCGCACACTCGACGACGCCAACTCGCGCGCAGCCGTCGCAGCCGAGCGCGGACTGCTCGCCGAGCTCGAAGCAGGGTGCACGGCTCCGGTCGGAGCCGTCGCCGAGGTTGTCGAATCGATCGACGAGGACGGACGGATCTTCGACGAGATCTCGCTGCGCGGATGCGTCGCGGCGATCGACGGAAGCGACAGCATCAGAGCATCGATCGTCGGATCGATCGCAGGCGCCGAGGAACTCGGCCGCGACCTCGCTCGGGAACTGCTCGATCTGGGAGCGCGAGATCTCGTGGCTGTCACCGAACCAGCCGTACCAGCACACACCGGGGGAGCAACCCATGTCTAG
- a CDS encoding NAD-dependent epimerase/dehydratase family protein → MTSNDRGVAAPKVVLVTGASRFLGGYLVTRLAQNPAIDRVIAVDSQSPSKDLLRRMGRAEFVRADIRNPLIGKVIRNAGVDTVVHAATVTKPPRSGGRATMKDLNVIGAMQLFAVCQKSPSVQKVVLRSSSSVYGCSAKDPVKFTEEMSARRPPSGAFARDTIDIEGYIRGLGRRRPDIAVSILRMAPLIGPRLNGSISRYMTSPIVPSIVGRDARMQLLHEEDALAALERATTGGPAGTFNVGADGTIMLSQAIRRAGRIEVPVPFALFKSVGRALMGGMMREFTTEQLDYFHFGCGLDTTRMRSDLGFEPRWTTVQAFDDFVRGAALRPVLRTEWVDSVEKRAVWAADAGASLSKAVLAATTGRER, encoded by the coding sequence GTGACTTCGAACGATCGAGGCGTTGCAGCGCCCAAAGTGGTGCTGGTCACCGGCGCGAGTCGTTTTCTCGGCGGCTATCTCGTCACCCGACTCGCACAGAACCCCGCCATCGACCGAGTTATCGCAGTCGACTCGCAATCGCCGAGCAAAGATCTTCTTCGACGGATGGGGCGCGCCGAGTTCGTACGCGCCGACATTCGCAACCCGCTCATCGGAAAAGTCATCAGGAACGCGGGCGTCGACACCGTCGTACACGCAGCCACCGTCACGAAACCGCCGCGGTCCGGCGGGCGAGCGACGATGAAGGACCTGAACGTCATCGGCGCTATGCAGTTGTTCGCGGTGTGTCAGAAGTCGCCGTCCGTGCAGAAGGTCGTGCTTCGATCGTCCTCGTCGGTATACGGATGCAGCGCCAAGGACCCGGTGAAGTTCACCGAAGAAATGAGCGCGCGTCGCCCGCCGTCGGGGGCGTTCGCCCGCGACACCATCGACATCGAGGGCTACATCCGCGGCCTCGGCCGTCGGCGCCCCGACATCGCCGTGTCAATCCTTCGAATGGCCCCGCTGATCGGGCCTCGTCTCAACGGCTCCATCTCCCGCTACATGACCTCGCCGATCGTCCCGAGCATCGTCGGCCGAGATGCACGGATGCAGTTGCTGCACGAAGAAGATGCGCTGGCGGCGCTCGAGCGGGCGACGACCGGCGGGCCGGCCGGAACGTTCAATGTCGGAGCCGACGGCACCATCATGTTGTCGCAGGCCATCCGGCGTGCCGGGCGCATCGAGGTCCCCGTGCCGTTCGCGCTGTTCAAGAGCGTCGGGCGAGCTCTGATGGGCGGAATGATGCGCGAGTTCACCACCGAGCAGCTGGACTACTTCCACTTCGGGTGTGGCCTCGACACCACACGAATGCGATCGGACCTCGGTTTCGAACCGCGATGGACTACCGTGCAGGCATTCGACGACTTCGTGCGGGGTGCTGCGCTGCGACCGGTACTTCGAACCGAGTGGGTGGACTCGGTGGAGAAACGGGCGGTCTGGGCGGCCGACGCTGGAGCGTCACTGTCCAAAGCTGTACTTGCTGCGACAACAGGTCGAGAGAGGTGA
- a CDS encoding HAD family hydrolase, with translation MVDTAHPRADKRRKRRLRNPLGPSDAQVRASVAGEASADAAIALQTEGGGSIPLDLTAAAFFDVDNTMVQGASIIHFARGLAARKYFTSGDLAQFAWQQVKFRVSGKENSEDVASGREKALSFIKGRPTSELRSLGEEIYDELIADKIWPGTAALAQMHLDAGQQVWLVTATPLELAQIIAERLGLTGALGTVAESKDGIFTGRLVGDILHGLGKAHAVRTLAVREGLNLKRCTAYSDSHNDVPMLSLVGTAVAVNPDADLRELAKNRGWEIRDFRTGRKAAKIGVPTALALGAVGGGLAAVLGRRRAS, from the coding sequence ATGGTCGACACCGCACATCCGCGCGCGGACAAACGGCGTAAGCGGCGTCTGCGCAATCCGCTCGGCCCTTCGGACGCTCAGGTTCGCGCCAGCGTGGCGGGCGAGGCGAGCGCCGACGCAGCCATCGCGTTGCAGACCGAGGGCGGCGGGTCCATTCCCCTCGACCTGACTGCGGCTGCGTTCTTCGACGTCGACAACACCATGGTCCAAGGCGCCTCGATCATTCATTTCGCCCGCGGTCTCGCCGCTCGCAAGTACTTCACCAGTGGTGATCTTGCCCAATTCGCTTGGCAGCAAGTCAAATTCAGAGTGAGCGGCAAGGAGAACAGCGAGGACGTCGCGAGCGGCCGCGAGAAAGCTCTGTCGTTCATCAAGGGCAGGCCGACGTCGGAACTTCGGTCGCTCGGCGAGGAGATCTACGACGAGCTGATCGCCGACAAGATCTGGCCGGGCACTGCGGCGCTCGCACAGATGCACCTCGATGCAGGTCAGCAGGTGTGGCTGGTGACGGCCACCCCGCTCGAGCTCGCGCAGATCATCGCCGAAAGACTCGGCCTGACCGGAGCACTCGGCACCGTCGCCGAAAGCAAGGACGGCATCTTCACCGGCCGACTCGTCGGCGACATTTTGCACGGACTCGGCAAAGCTCATGCCGTCCGCACCCTCGCTGTTCGCGAAGGACTCAATCTCAAGCGCTGTACTGCGTACTCGGACAGTCACAACGACGTTCCGATGCTCTCGCTCGTCGGCACCGCCGTGGCGGTCAATCCCGACGCGGATCTGCGGGAACTCGCCAAGAACCGCGGCTGGGAGATTCGTGACTTTCGTACCGGCCGCAAAGCGGCCAAGATCGGGGTTCCGACCGCGCTTGCACTGGGTGCGGTCGGCGGGGGCCTCGCCGCCGTCCTGGGTCGACGCCGTGCAAGCTGA
- a CDS encoding lysophospholipid acyltransferase family protein: protein MNEVAKVIPLHGSGHGRDRIEHARSDRSRADDSRSRHPSSYAEPSAPIQLNPPTTPTPPAVSEPSQIDAAANKLVDTISETAEFVRRRLAGDYTVDEFGYDPHFADALWLPLLRPLFDKWFRVEIKGIENIPDVGGALVVANHAGVIPVDALMTSVAVRDHHPAHRPLRMLAADMAFEMPGVGTIARKAGHTLACNPDAERLLRMGEVAAVFPEGFKGIGKPFSERYKLQRFGRGGFVSAALKTGAPIIPCSIVGSEEIYPKIGDITPLARLMGMPYFPVTPLFPHFGPLGLIPLPSKWYIEFGKPIYTDSYDAQASEDPMVLFELTDHVRETIQHTLYRLLAKRRNVFLG from the coding sequence GTGAACGAAGTGGCAAAGGTGATCCCGCTGCACGGCAGTGGTCACGGGCGAGATCGAATCGAGCACGCTCGTTCCGATCGAAGCCGCGCCGACGACAGTCGCAGCCGTCACCCGTCCTCGTACGCCGAACCGAGCGCACCCATCCAGCTCAATCCGCCGACGACACCGACACCGCCCGCGGTGTCGGAACCGAGTCAGATCGACGCAGCGGCGAACAAGCTCGTCGACACCATCTCCGAGACTGCCGAATTCGTCCGGCGGCGCCTCGCGGGCGACTACACAGTCGACGAGTTCGGCTACGATCCTCACTTCGCCGACGCACTGTGGCTTCCGCTGCTTCGCCCGCTGTTCGACAAGTGGTTCAGGGTGGAGATCAAGGGGATCGAGAACATCCCCGACGTCGGCGGCGCTCTGGTGGTGGCCAACCATGCCGGAGTCATACCCGTCGACGCGTTGATGACCTCCGTTGCGGTGCGCGATCATCACCCCGCCCATCGGCCACTGCGAATGTTGGCTGCTGACATGGCATTCGAGATGCCGGGCGTAGGGACCATCGCACGCAAGGCAGGTCACACACTTGCCTGCAATCCCGATGCCGAGCGTCTGCTGCGGATGGGCGAAGTTGCTGCTGTGTTCCCCGAAGGGTTCAAAGGCATCGGCAAGCCGTTCAGCGAGCGGTACAAGTTGCAGCGCTTCGGTCGTGGCGGATTCGTGTCCGCTGCGCTCAAAACGGGTGCCCCGATCATCCCGTGCTCCATCGTCGGATCCGAGGAGATCTATCCGAAGATCGGTGACATCACTCCGCTGGCCAGACTGATGGGCATGCCGTATTTCCCGGTGACCCCGTTGTTCCCGCATTTCGGTCCGCTTGGGCTGATCCCGTTGCCGTCTAAGTGGTACATCGAGTTCGGCAAGCCGATCTACACCGATTCGTACGACGCCCAAGCCTCGGAGGACCCGATGGTGCTGTTCGAACTGACCGACCACGTCAGGGAGACCATTCAGCACACTCTCTACCGTCTGCTGGCCAAGCGTCGCAACGTCTTCCTGGGGTAG
- a CDS encoding sugar phosphate isomerase/epimerase family protein: MGLSTASVYPQNAEAAFRYAAELGYDGVELMVWAESVSQDIAAVRALSRKYRIPVQAIHAPCLLISQRVWGADPAVKLERSVQAAEELGSSTVVVHPPFRWQKKYAEGFGEQVADLEMGSDVIVAVENMFPMRADRFFGRKEGSAARLRKRGGPGAAVSAFAPSYDPTDSDHAHYTLDLSHTATAGTDAVEMMKRMGDGLAHLHLADGRGASVDEHLIPGHGDQPCAEVCAELVRKGFRGQAVVEINTQNARTLPERASMLGQALDFARKHLG, encoded by the coding sequence GTGGGGCTGTCCACTGCCTCGGTGTATCCCCAGAACGCCGAGGCAGCTTTTCGGTATGCCGCCGAATTGGGGTACGACGGTGTCGAGCTCATGGTGTGGGCCGAATCGGTCAGTCAGGACATCGCAGCCGTCAGGGCGCTCTCGCGCAAGTACCGGATCCCGGTTCAAGCGATCCACGCACCATGTCTGCTGATCTCACAACGGGTGTGGGGCGCCGATCCAGCGGTAAAGCTCGAGCGTTCGGTCCAAGCGGCCGAGGAGCTGGGTAGCTCGACCGTCGTCGTACATCCGCCTTTTCGGTGGCAGAAGAAGTACGCCGAAGGGTTCGGTGAACAGGTCGCAGACCTGGAGATGGGCTCGGACGTCATCGTTGCGGTCGAGAACATGTTCCCGATGCGAGCCGACAGGTTCTTCGGCCGCAAGGAAGGGTCCGCAGCACGTTTGCGCAAACGCGGCGGGCCGGGAGCCGCGGTGTCTGCGTTTGCGCCGTCGTACGATCCGACGGATTCCGATCACGCGCACTACACACTGGACCTGTCGCACACGGCTACCGCGGGTACCGACGCCGTCGAGATGATGAAACGGATGGGCGACGGCCTTGCTCATCTGCATCTGGCTGACGGTCGAGGCGCCTCGGTCGATGAGCATTTGATACCTGGCCACGGCGATCAACCATGCGCCGAAGTATGTGCCGAGTTGGTGCGCAAAGGTTTCCGCGGACAGGCCGTGGTAGAGATCAACACTCAGAATGCCCGCACTCTGCCGGAACGAGCGTCGATGCTCGGTCAGGCGTTGGACTTTGCGCGCAAGCACCTCGGTTAG
- a CDS encoding glutamyl-tRNA reductase produces MSVLLVGISHRSAPVAVLERVAITDTDRPKLTDKLMASGNISEVMVVSTCNRVEVYAVVDAFHGALASVGEILAEHSGLAVPDLTKHAYVRYSEAAVEHLFAVASGLDSMVIGEQQILGQIRAAYAASDGQQASGRVLHELAQQALRVGKRVHSETGIDSAGASVVSVALDRAADLFGGSLAGRTAVVLGAGAMGGLSVAHLGRAGIQRLIVVNRTRERAVHLAETASSAGVDASSVDLEDIASALSDADVLVTCTGAVGAVVSLADAHLALAQREAGRALAICDLGLPRDVDPAVAGLPGVEVFDMESLQRDPAAGAASSDASAAREIVSSELSGYLAGQRLAEVTPTVTALRQRAAEVVEGELMRLESRLPGLDSPQRDEVARTVRRVVDKLLHSPTVRVKQLATTPGGDSYAAALRELFELSPGAVEAVASPVEINGMELVDDFTASRTDVQKGQPE; encoded by the coding sequence GTGAGTGTCCTTCTCGTCGGGATTTCGCACCGCAGCGCTCCCGTCGCAGTCCTCGAACGTGTCGCGATCACGGACACCGACCGGCCGAAGCTGACGGACAAGCTCATGGCCAGCGGAAATATCTCCGAGGTCATGGTCGTGTCGACGTGCAACCGCGTCGAGGTCTACGCGGTGGTCGACGCCTTCCACGGCGCTCTCGCCTCGGTCGGCGAGATTCTTGCCGAACATTCGGGTCTCGCGGTGCCGGACCTCACCAAGCACGCGTACGTGCGATACAGCGAAGCTGCCGTCGAGCACCTGTTCGCCGTCGCGAGCGGCCTGGACTCCATGGTCATCGGTGAGCAGCAGATCCTCGGTCAGATTCGCGCCGCCTACGCGGCGTCCGACGGGCAGCAGGCGTCGGGACGAGTACTGCACGAACTGGCACAGCAGGCGCTCCGCGTCGGCAAGCGTGTGCACTCCGAAACAGGCATCGACTCGGCCGGCGCATCGGTCGTCTCGGTGGCGCTCGACCGTGCTGCGGACCTGTTCGGCGGCAGCCTTGCCGGGCGCACCGCAGTCGTCCTCGGTGCAGGCGCGATGGGCGGGCTGTCGGTCGCGCACCTCGGCCGCGCGGGCATCCAGCGTTTGATCGTCGTCAACCGCACGCGTGAGCGCGCCGTCCATCTGGCCGAAACGGCCTCCTCGGCCGGTGTCGACGCCTCGTCGGTGGATCTGGAAGACATCGCTTCGGCTCTGTCGGACGCCGACGTACTCGTCACCTGTACCGGCGCCGTGGGCGCAGTCGTCTCGCTCGCCGATGCTCATCTCGCGCTTGCACAGCGCGAAGCCGGGCGAGCGCTGGCCATCTGCGACCTCGGCCTCCCTCGCGACGTCGACCCGGCCGTTGCAGGTCTGCCCGGTGTCGAGGTCTTCGACATGGAGTCGCTTCAGCGTGATCCCGCCGCGGGGGCGGCGTCCTCAGACGCGTCGGCGGCCCGAGAAATCGTCTCCTCCGAGTTGTCCGGGTATTTGGCGGGGCAGCGTCTCGCGGAGGTAACCCCGACGGTGACCGCCCTGCGCCAGCGTGCTGCCGAGGTGGTCGAGGGCGAATTGATGCGGCTCGAGTCGCGGTTGCCCGGGTTGGATTCACCGCAGCGCGACGAGGTGGCACGGACCGTGCGACGCGTCGTCGACAAACTTCTTCACTCGCCGACCGTGCGGGTCAAGCAACTGGCCACCACCCCGGGTGGCGACTCCTACGCGGCGGCATTGCGCGAGCTCTTCGAGCTGAGCCCCGGTGCCGTCGAGGCTGTCGCCAGCCCTGTCGAGATCAACGGAATGGAACTCGTGGACGACTTCACAGCCAGCCGAACCGATGTCCAGAAGGGACAGCCGGAGTGA
- a CDS encoding thioesterase family protein, which translates to MSSPFAAATTLTTLEQTETDGNYGAVIDSTWTIGPKVHGGTMLAAAAAAARKQLQESDIQPLAVSASYLSAPDPGEVELAATVRKRGKQVSHVDVELTQGGRVAMRAAVTLGRPDTDSPRYEVASPLASMPVEPPEGTQAIGGDHPMASIVHVAQGCDMRIDPGSAHFLTGQQGEPEVRMWVRPHAGDEADADTALLFALMTGDICAPVTMNRGMFGWAPTVQLTAYVRRAPSPGWLRVAANSTVIGGTWFEEDHLVLDSTGAVVVQSRQLAMVPR; encoded by the coding sequence ATGAGTAGTCCCTTCGCGGCGGCGACGACGCTGACCACACTCGAACAGACGGAGACCGACGGAAACTACGGCGCGGTCATCGACTCGACCTGGACGATCGGACCGAAAGTTCACGGTGGAACGATGCTCGCGGCAGCGGCGGCCGCGGCACGGAAGCAGTTGCAGGAGAGCGACATTCAACCGCTTGCGGTCAGCGCCAGTTATCTCAGCGCACCGGACCCGGGCGAGGTCGAGCTGGCAGCGACCGTCCGCAAGCGCGGCAAACAGGTGTCGCACGTCGACGTCGAACTCACCCAGGGCGGCCGCGTCGCCATGCGCGCCGCCGTCACGCTGGGGCGACCGGATACCGACTCGCCCAGGTACGAGGTGGCGTCGCCACTCGCGTCGATGCCCGTCGAGCCGCCCGAGGGCACTCAGGCCATCGGCGGCGACCATCCGATGGCGTCGATCGTTCACGTCGCGCAAGGATGTGACATGCGTATCGACCCCGGTTCCGCGCACTTCTTGACCGGCCAGCAGGGGGAGCCCGAAGTTCGCATGTGGGTGCGCCCGCACGCGGGTGACGAGGCCGATGCCGATACGGCCCTCCTGTTCGCGCTGATGACGGGCGACATCTGTGCGCCGGTGACGATGAATCGTGGGATGTTCGGCTGGGCTCCGACGGTCCAGCTGACGGCGTACGTTCGGCGAGCACCCAGTCCCGGCTGGCTACGCGTCGCGGCGAACAGCACTGTCATCGGTGGAACCTGGTTCGAGGAGGACCACCTTGTCCTCGACTCGACTGGCGCAGTTGTGGTGCAGAGTAGGCAACTTGCGATGGTGCCGCGGTAG
- the proC gene encoding pyrroline-5-carboxylate reductase has translation MTRIAVIGGGRIGEALIAGLLESGHAVRDLVVAEKFDARAAELASAFGILTTTIAEASENADVIVLAVKPGDVDGALTEVAKIDLDGEREQLIVSLAAGVPTSKFEPKLPAGFPVVRVMPNTPMLVGEGVSVLAPGRYAKREHLDLVEKILSSVGKVVTVKESQLDAVTAVSGSGPAYFFLVAEAMIDAGVGLGLTRDVASALVVQTMVGSAAMLDRADETPTELRYAVTSPGGTTAAAVRKLEENGLRAAFFDALTAAKARAAEMGVTAE, from the coding sequence ATGACGAGAATTGCTGTAATCGGTGGCGGGCGGATCGGCGAGGCGCTGATCGCCGGGTTGCTCGAATCGGGTCACGCGGTCCGTGACCTCGTAGTGGCCGAGAAGTTCGATGCCCGCGCGGCCGAGTTGGCATCCGCCTTTGGAATCCTGACAACGACAATCGCCGAAGCATCCGAGAACGCGGATGTCATCGTGCTGGCCGTCAAACCCGGTGACGTCGACGGCGCACTCACCGAGGTCGCGAAGATCGACCTCGACGGCGAGCGCGAACAGCTGATCGTCTCCCTCGCAGCGGGCGTCCCGACGTCCAAGTTCGAGCCGAAGCTCCCTGCTGGCTTCCCCGTGGTGCGGGTCATGCCGAACACTCCGATGCTCGTCGGTGAAGGCGTGAGTGTGCTTGCGCCTGGCCGGTACGCCAAGCGTGAACACCTCGACCTGGTGGAGAAGATCCTGTCGTCGGTGGGCAAGGTGGTGACCGTCAAGGAGAGTCAGCTCGACGCAGTCACTGCCGTGTCCGGGTCCGGTCCGGCCTATTTTTTCCTCGTCGCCGAGGCGATGATCGACGCCGGTGTCGGGCTCGGTTTGACGCGCGACGTCGCCTCCGCGCTCGTCGTTCAGACGATGGTCGGCTCCGCTGCGATGCTGGATCGGGCCGACGAGACGCCAACCGAGCTTCGATACGCCGTGACCTCTCCCGGCGGCACGACAGCAGCGGCAGTCCGAAAATTGGAGGAAAATGGCCTCCGAGCAGCCTTTTTCGATGCGTTGACGGCTGCGAAGGCTCGTGCAGCTGAGATGGGCGTCACAGCAGAATAA
- a CDS encoding helix-turn-helix domain-containing protein, with protein MAPVNKSSKGSSPDGQLAGTQFLTVAEVATLMRVSKMTVYRLVHGGELPAVRVGRSFRVHAKAVHDYLETSYFDAG; from the coding sequence ATGGCGCCTGTAAACAAGTCGTCCAAGGGTTCGTCCCCGGACGGTCAACTAGCTGGAACGCAATTCCTCACGGTTGCCGAAGTGGCAACGCTGATGAGGGTGTCGAAAATGACTGTGTACCGCCTGGTACACGGCGGAGAGCTGCCCGCTGTACGAGTGGGTCGATCGTTCCGTGTGCACGCCAAGGCGGTACACGACTACCTCGAGACCTCGTACTTCGACGCGGGCTGA
- a CDS encoding redox-sensing transcriptional repressor Rex, which translates to MNVTEERPAVPVGVDRSPRIDRTVGPERVIPQATVTRLATYLRVLGILADDGVLIVSSEELATAAGVGSAKLRKDLSFLGPNGVRGVGYDVMRLRARIESALGLDRGHKVVLVGVGNLGEALARYGGFGRRGFSMVGLFDRNPERVGLDIDGLRVQHVDSLEDACRELEATIGVIATPDDSAQTVASAFVAGGVECILSFSPVTLDVPDRVEVRRVDLAVEMQVLSFNSSRNEAAHGAPALSPAPRLGRSRGPRVSPGSIPGTPAASSSIGSTSLKNGSVIAP; encoded by the coding sequence ATGAACGTGACCGAAGAGCGCCCGGCCGTGCCGGTTGGTGTCGACCGGTCGCCACGTATCGATCGAACGGTGGGCCCCGAACGCGTTATCCCACAGGCTACGGTGACGCGATTGGCCACCTACTTGCGGGTCCTCGGAATCCTTGCCGACGACGGCGTTCTCATTGTTTCCAGCGAAGAACTCGCCACGGCGGCCGGAGTTGGATCGGCCAAACTGCGCAAGGACTTGTCGTTCCTCGGTCCCAACGGAGTGCGCGGAGTCGGATACGACGTCATGCGTCTTCGCGCGCGGATCGAAAGCGCCCTCGGCCTCGATCGCGGACACAAGGTCGTGCTCGTCGGAGTCGGAAATCTCGGTGAAGCGTTGGCCAGGTACGGCGGATTCGGGCGACGCGGTTTCTCCATGGTCGGTCTCTTCGACCGCAATCCGGAGCGCGTCGGCCTCGACATCGACGGTCTGCGCGTGCAACACGTCGATTCGCTCGAGGACGCGTGCCGCGAACTCGAAGCGACGATCGGCGTCATCGCCACTCCTGACGATTCCGCGCAAACCGTCGCCTCGGCCTTCGTGGCCGGCGGCGTCGAATGCATCCTCAGTTTTTCTCCCGTAACGCTCGACGTTCCGGATCGGGTCGAGGTCCGACGGGTCGACCTCGCGGTCGAGATGCAGGTGCTCTCGTTCAATTCCTCTCGTAACGAGGCCGCGCACGGTGCGCCTGCGTTGTCTCCTGCGCCTCGACTCGGTAGAAGCCGTGGTCCGCGCGTGAGCCCGGGTTCGATACCCGGCACCCCTGCAGCAAGTAGCTCCATCGGCAGTACCTCTCTAAAGAATGGATCGGTGATTGCACCGTGA